The sequence TCACTGGCGGTAAGCGCCAGCCGTTCCAGCGCGCTGGCAACCAGCAGCGTAAAAGTCTCCAGCAGCCGCTGCTGCTCGGGGATCATCAGCTGACGCAAGTTTGAGGGCTCAACAATCACCAGCCCCTGATTTTTATCGGCGCTGCGTAGCGGCAGAATTTGATAGGGCACGCCGGGCAGGGTGTCGGTCCCTGCGCCCGCAGGTAACCCTTTATCAAAGCTCCAGCGCGCGATGGCTTCGTCCCAGGGCGTCATGCCGGAGGCCGAGGTTAGCGGGCGCAGCTTACCGTGTTCGTCCGGGAGTAAAATCAGGTTGCTGGCATGAAACGTCGAGCGAATAAACTGCTCGCTGGTCTGCACAATATCCAGCGGGGTCCGACCCACCGCCAGCGATTTCGACATTTCATACAGATGCCGCGTGCGCTGTTCGCGGTAGCGGGCGATGCGCGCCTGGTAGCGCACGCCCGCCGTCAGATTGCCGATCACCAGCCCGACGGTGAGCATCACGGCAAAGGTCAGGATGTACTGTACGTCCGACACAGCGAGCGTCCCGCGAGGGGCAATAAAGAACAGATCAAAGCTGATGACGTTAATCACCGTTGCCAGCACCGACGGCCAGCGTCCGTAAAAGAGCGCCACCACCACCACGCCAAGGAGGTAGATCATCACCAGGTTGGCCGCGTCGAAGGCAATCAGCCATTTGCTGGCAATGATCGTGATCAGGGCGCAGAGCACGACGGCCACCAGGCAGCCGCGAAGCTGAATGCGCCATTTATCACTGAAAGTACGGCTGTCCGGGGCGCGGCTGGGAAGGGGGGTGGGTTTATCATCCAGCGCCACGATCACCAGGTCCAGATCCGGCCCGCGGCGGGCCAGTTTGTCGGCAAAGGATTCACGGCTAAACCAGCGACGATGCTGGCGACGGCCAATGACGATTTTCCCCAGGTTATGCTCCCGGGCGTAGCGCAGAATGGCTTTATCTTCCTGAGGATCGGAAAGGGTCGCGGTTTCGGCACCCAGCTCCTGCGCCAGGCGCAGCGAACTCAGAATCGCGCGGCGCTGGTTTTCGGGCAGGGCATGAAGCTGCGGCGTTTCGACATACACCGCATGCCAGACGCTGCCAAATTTGGCGGCCAGACGCGCGGCGGTGCGGACAAGTTTTTCGTTACCGCTGCCGTGCCCCACGCACAGCAGGATGGCATCCCGCGTATGCCAGACGCGTTCCTGGCCCTGCAAATCGCGCCAGGCACGCATCTGATCGTCAACGCGATCGGCAGTACGGCGCAGAGCCAGTTCGCGCAGGGCAATCAGGTTGCCTTTGCGGAAGAAATGTTCGATGGCACGCTCGGCCTGTCCGGCAATATAGACTTTGCCTTCGTGCAGGCGCTGGCGCAAATCATCCGGCGGCAGGTCGACCAGCACCACTTCGTCAGCGGAATCGAAGAAAGGGTCGGGCACCGTCTCGCGCACCTGAATGCCGGTCACGCCGCTGACCACATCGTTCAGGCTTTCCAGATGCTGCACGTTAACCGTCGTGAAAACATCAATGCCAGCTTCAAGTAATTCTTCCACATCCTGCCAGCGCTTGGGGTGACGCGAGCCTGGCGCATTGCTGTGCGCCAGTTCGTCCATCAGGATAAGCGCTGGACGGCGGGCGAGGGCGGCATCAATATCAAACTCAGTGACTAAACGACCCCGATGGCTGATGCGGCGGGGCGGCTGGGTGGCAAGCCCCTTCAGCAGCGATGCCGTCTCTTTACGTCCGTGGGTTTCAACCACGCCGATCAGTATATCGAGCCCCTGCGCCCGAAGCCGCTGGGCTTCCGTCAGCATGGCGAAGGTTTTCCCGACACCCGCGCAGGCGCCAAAGAAAATTTTCAGTTTGCCGCGATGGGCTTCAGCCGTCTGTTCAAGCAGCCTGTCCGGATCCGGGCGCATGGGCTCGTCGGTCATTTAGTTTTTCCTTAGCGCGTCCAGCGCCAGATTCAGCTCAACAATATTCACTACCGGCATGCCGATATAGCTGACCAGCGGCTTTTGTGTGTGTTCTGCCATCAGTTTGCTCACCTGTTCAACACTCAATTGACGGGCGGCGGCAACGCGCGGGATCTGCCACGCCACCGCTGCCGGCGTCAGGCTATAGTCCAGCCCGCTGGCTGAGGCGGTGACCAGCTCCACGGGAACCTCGCGGCTGGCCTGTGGGTTGGCGGCGCGCAGGGCGGCCACACGCTCGGCGACGGCTTTGTCCAGCGCCGGGTTGCTGCCCGCCAGGTTACTGCCGCCGGATGCCATCGGATTATACGGGCTTTCGGCAGTGGCGGAAGGGCGTCCCTGGAAGTAGCGAGCGTCCGTAAAGCTCTGGCCAATCAGGCGCGAACCGCGGTTTTCACCGTTTTGCATAATCAGCGAGCCGTTAGCCTGATCCTTAAACCACCACTGGCCCAGGGCGGTGGTGACCAGCGGGTAGAGCCCCCCGGTAATCAGCGACAGCAGAATAAACAGAAGTATAGCGGGGCGTAACATCGTCATTTGATTCACCTTTTAAACCAGCCCGAACAGGGTCAACAGCAGATCGATAGCCTTGATACCGATGAAGGGCACCACCAGCCCACCCAGGCCGTAAATCCACAGGTTGCGGCGCAGCATGGCGGCCGCCGTGAGCGGCTTGTAGCTCACGCCTTTCAGCGCCAGCGGGATCAGGAAGACAATAATCAGGGCGTTAAAGATTACCGCGCTCAGAATGGCCGATGCCGGGGAGTGCAGGTGCATTACGTTCAGGGCGTTTAATTGCGGATAGGTCGCAGCAAACGCGGCCGGAATGATGGCGAAATATTTCGCCACATCGTTAGCGATGCTGAACGTGGTCAGCGAGCCGCGCGTCATCAGCATCTGCTTACCAATGTGCACGACTTCAATCAGCTTGGTCGGGTTAGAGTCGAGATCGACCATGTTGCCCGCCTCTTTTGCCGCCTGGGTACCGGAGTTCATTGCCACCGCCACGTCGGCCTGCGCCAGGGCAGGGGCATCGTTGGTCCCGTCACCGGTCATCGCGACCAGACGCCCTTCCGCCTGATACTGACGAATCAAGGCCAGTTTGGCTTCCGGTGTAGCTTCGGAAAGAAAATCATCCACTCCCGCTTCGGCAGCAATCGCCGCGGCGGTCAGGCGGTTATCCCCGGTGATCATCACCGTTTTGATCCCCATTTTACGCAGCTGGGCAAAGCGTTCTTTGATGCCGCCTTTGACGATATCCTTCAGGGCAATCACCCCCAGCACATTTGCGCCTTCAGCCACCACCAGCGGCGTTGCCCCCTGACGGGCCACGCTTTCCACCAGGCTATCCACTTCGGGTGGGAAGTGACCGTTATTAGCCTCAATGTGGCGACGAATGGCGTCAACCGAGCCTTTACGGATCATCCGGTCCTGAATATTAATGCCGCTCATCCGGGTCTGTGCCGTGAAGGGCACGAAAGTGGCATGCAGGCTCTGAACGTCGCGCTGGCGCAGGTTAAAGCGCTGTTTGGCAAGAATCACAATGCTGCGACCTTCCGGAGTTTCGTCGGCAAGCGATGAGAGCTGTGCGGCATCTGCCAGCGTTTTTTCATCCACGCCAGGTGCGGGTAAGAAGTCTGATGCCTGACGGTTACCGAGGGTGATGGTCCCGGTTTTATCAAGCAGCAGAACGTCTACATCGCCCGCCGCTTCAACGGCACGTCCGCTGGTGGCAATAACGTTGGCACCGAGCATACGGCTCATACCGGCCACGCCGATGGCCGACAGCAGGCCGCCGATAGTGGTGGGGATCAGGCAGACCAGCAGCGCCACCAGCACCGTGACGGTGACCGCCGTACCGCCATAAGTGGAGAACGGCCACAGGGTCGCGGTTGCCAGCAGGAAGACGAGGGTCAACGCGACCAGCAGGATGGTCAGGGCAATCTCGTTGGGGGTTTTACGACGCTGGGCGCCTTCCACCATGGCGATCATCCGGTCAAGGAAGGTTTCACCTGGGTTAACGCTACACTGGATCACCAGCCAGTCGGAGAGTATGCGCGTCCCCCCCGTTACGGAGGCGAAATCGCCGCCGGATTCACGGATAACCGGGGCGGATTCCCCGGTGATGGCGCTTTCGTCCACCGACGCGCCACCTTCAATCACTTCCCCGTCGCACGGGATAATATCGCCAGCTTCGACCAGCACCACATCGCCTTTGCGCAGTTCATCCGCCGGAACGTGGTCCATCTGCGCACCGTATTTTGGTTCACGTAACTTGCGTGCGAAGGCGGTCTTTTTTACCCCTTTCAGGCTGTTGGCCTGGGCTTTACTCCGGCCTTCCGCCAGCGCTTCCGCAAAGTTGGCAAACAGCACGGTAAACCACAGCCACAGGCTAATGGCGCCGGTAAACATCGCATTTCCCGGCATGTGGCCCGTTCCCATGGCAATCGCCAGTGCGGTGGTCAGGACGCTTCCCGCCCAGACAATAAACATCACCGGGTTGTGCCACTGCACGCGCGGGCTCAGTTTTTTCACCGCATCCATGAGCGCCTGACGAACTAATGACGGTTCGAACAGGGCCAGTTGTTTACGACTCATGACAAATTCTCCGCAAAATCAGCGTAAAGAGAGGTATTCCGCGACCGGGCCTAACGCGAGGGCGGGGATAAAGGTCAGGGCACCAACCAGTAACACGGTGCCTGTGAGCAGGCCGATAAACAGCGCGCCGTGGGTCGGTAATGTTCCGGTGGTGGTCGGTTGAATTTTTTTATTCACCAGCGATCCGGCAATCGCCATGACCGGCACAATGATCCCGAAACGACCCACGAACATGCAGAACGCCAGCAGACAGTTCCAGAACGGTGAGTTGGCACTTAAGCCTGCAAAGGCACTGCCGTTGTTGTTGGCGGCAGAGGAGACGGCATACAGCACTTCGCTAAAGCCGTGAATACCCGGGTTAAAGATGCCGCTGCGTCCGGCCTCGGTCATCAGCGCTAGTGCGGAGCCGAGCAGTACGAGGGCAGGGGTTACCAGAATCGCCAGCGCGGTTAATTTCATCTCGCGAACGTCGATTTTTTTACCGAGGTATTCCGGGGTACGACCAATCATCAGACCGGCAATAAACACCGCCAGCATCACGAACAACAGCATGCCGTAAAGACCTGAACCCACGCCGCCAAATACCACCTCGCCAATCTGCATCAGCCACATTGGGATCATTCCGCCCAGTGCGGTGAAGGAGTCATGCATGGCATTCACCGCCCCGCACGAGGCCGCCGTGGTGACCACCGCATAGAGGCTGCTGGCGAGAATGCCAAAGCGGCTCTCTTTACCTTCCATATTGATATTGCTGTTAGCCCCAAGCTGCATGAAATGGCTATTGCCGTTCCATTCAGCCCACATCACCAGCGCAACGCAGACCACGAAGATTAACGACATGGTCCAGAGCAGGGTGCGCCCCTGCCGGCGATCGTTGACGACATCACCAAAGGCAAAGCAGAGTGCGGTGGGGATCAGGAAAATCGCCAGCATCTGCACAAAATTGGTCAGGGCAGTCGGGTTTTCAAACGGATGCGATGAGTTGGCGTTGAAGAAGCCGCCGCCGTTGGTGCCGAGCATCTTGATGGCTTCCTGCGACGCCACGGGCCCCATCGGCAGGAGCTGTTTTGCCCCTTCCAGTGAGGTATAAGGGGTGTATGGCAGCAGGTTTTGCAGGCTACCTTGCTGAATAAAGAACAGCGCGATCAGCAGCGCAATTGGCAGCAATATCCACAGCGTGATGCGCGTCAGATCCACCCACGCGTTACCCAGGGTACTGATTTTCTGACGAGCAAACGCGCGCGTCAGCGCGAAGATCACAGCGATACCGCTGGCAGCCGAGAGGAAGTTCTGGACGGTTAATCCCGCCATCTGGCTGAAATAGCTCAGCGTGGTTTCACCCGCATAGGACTGCCAGTTGGTGTTGGTGACAAAGCTGACTGCCGTATTCAGCGCAAGATGCCAGGACAGACCCGGTAATTGTTGCGGATTCAGCGGCAGACTCCCCTGCAGCATCAGCAGGGTAAAAAGTGCAATCAGCCCAACAATATTCAGCAGCAGAATGGCAAAAAGATATTCACGCCAGCTCATCTCGCGATCGTCTATTCCCAGTACACGCCAGATCCCTTTTTCAACGCTTCCCGTACCAGGCAGGGGGACGTTGTTGATAAGCCTTGCCAGCCCCATTCCCAGTGGCCTTGCCAGAACGAACAACGCCAGTAAGAAGCTGGCAATAAGCAAAAACGCCTGAGCAGCCATCAGAATGCCTCCGCATTAATCAGGGCATAAACCAGATAACCCAATAACAGGAACACCAGCACGATGCCGGCAATAAGACCTGCACTCACAATCCACCTCCGGGTGACTTTTGTTGTTGGGTTAACGGTAGGATTTATGGCGCAAAGATTTCGCAAAAATGAGGAGAGAGGGTGTAAAAAAAGTATAAAAATGGCAAAGCCCACAATTTAACTATTGGTAAGTAAATTGTTAACTTTTTTGTAACTAAATTACGGCGCGAGTGTAAATATTCACTAAATGAATGAAAATAAGTGGTCGGATGAGTAGTAAAATTACACGCAAAGCGATATTATTTTATCCAGGTCACAGATTTTGAATTTTCCGGATGACGTTTCCGGCCAACTATAGGGGAGAAAATATGGATCTTTATAAAGAGTTTCCGGCTCATATCGTGTTCATGCGTCGCACTTTCGCCGTAGTGGCGGGCGTGCTGGCCCTGCCGGTGATGCTGTTCTGGAAAGATCGCGCTCGTTTTTACAGCTATCTGCACCGCGTCTGGGCGAAAACCAGCGAGAAGCCGGTGTGGATGGATCAGGCCGAGAAAGCGACCTGCGACTTCTACTAAAAAAAGAAAGACTACACATAGCAATAAAAAAACCGCCAATAGCAATGGGTAATGCCAGTCAGTTACTTAACTGACTGGCATTACCACCCCCCCGGGCGGCCTTTTTTATTTCATCCCGTCTACACTTCATGGCAAAGTACAGTAAAAGCTCGCCACTTTTTCCTTTGGTGGCGTGCCCTTACGGACATAATGGATATTTGCCTGGAGTTTTATGCCCACCCATCTGGTTTGGTTTCGCGCAGATCTGCGCGTACATGACAACATCGCTCTCGCGGCAGCCTGTCGTTCTGAGGATGCCAGCGTGCTGGCACTGTTCATCGCCACGCCCGAACAGTGGCAGCAGCATGATATGGCACCGCGCCAGGCAGCTTACCTCAAATCACATCTGAACGTTCTGCAACACTCGCTTGCTGAAAAAGGTATTCCGCTAATCTACAAAGAGGTCAGTGATTTTGCCGCGCAGCTTCAGATGCTGCAGGCGATCTGTCAGCAAAACGGCGTCACACACCTTTTTTATAACTATCAGTACGAGCTGAACGAACAGCGGCGGGATCGCCAGCTGGAAAACATGCTGGACGGGGTAGTTTGTGAAGGATTTGATGACAGCGTCATGCTGGCGCCGGGCAGCGTCATGACCGGCAGTCACGAAATGTACAAAGTGTTTACGCCGTTTAAAAATGCGTTTGTTAAACGCCTGAAAGAGGCGCTGCCTGAGTGCGTGGCCGCGCCCGCTGTTCGGGGCGATGCCATAACCGATCTGCCTGAATTAACGTTTAACTATCCCCAACAGTCGTTCGACGATCTTCTGTTCCCTGCCAGTGAGAAATCGGCGATTGCGAAGCTGCGCCAGTTTTGCAAGCAGGGCGCGGGAGAGTACGACGCGCGCAGGGATTTCCCGGCGGTTGAAGGGACAAGCCGATTATCGGCCTGCTTGGCATTGGGCGTGCTCTCTCCTCGCCAGTGTCTGCATCGTCTCCTGGCCGAGCAGCCGCAGGCGCTGGACGGCGGGACGGGGTCGGTGTGGCTGAACGAACTGATCTGGCGTGAGTTCTATCGCCATCTGATGACTTATCATCCCGATCTCTGCAAGCATCGCCCGTTCATTCCCTGGACCGATAACGTAAAATGGCAGCACGACGAGGCGCGTTTACTGGCCTGGAAAAAGGGGGAAACGGGCTATCCGATTGTTGATGCCGCGATGCGCCAGTTGAATGAAACCGGGTGGATGCACAACCGTCTGCGAATGATTACCGCCAGCTTCCTGGTGAAAGATCTGCTTATCGACTGGCGTGTCGGGGAGCGTTATTTTATTTCTCAGCTGATCGATGGCGATCTGGCAGCGAATAATGGCGGATGGCAGTGGGCGGCCTCTACCGGTACCGATGCGGCTCCCTATTTCCGGATTTTCAATCCGACCACTCAGGGACAAAAATTTGATGCTAACGGCGACTTTATTCGTCGCTGGTTGCCCGCGCTCAGGCATGTTCCTGCGAAAGCGATCCACGACCCGTGGGTATGGGCGGATAAACAGGGCGTAAAGCTCGATTATCCCCGCCCGATTGTTGACCATAAACAGGCGCGCGTCGCCACGCTGGCGGCCTATGAAGCCGCCCGTAAAGCTTAAGAGAGTGATGATGAAAAACAGCGAACTGGAAAGCCTGATTAACGAAAAACTCAATACCGCCGCCTTCAGCGATTACGGTCCGAATGGGCTGCAGGTGGAAGGCCGTGAGACAGTGCAAAAAATCATCACCGGTGTGACGGCAAGCCAGGCATTGCTGGATGAAGCGGTGCGTCAGGAGGCCGATGCGATCATTGTTCACCACGGTTATTTCTGGAAAAACGAATCACCGATTATTCGCGGTATGAAGCGCAACCGCCTGAAAACGTTGTTGGCCAATGACATCAACCTGTACGGCTACCACCTGCCGCTGGATGCACACCCGGAACTGGGGAATAACGTCCAGCTGGCGCAGCTGTTGGGGATCACTGTGATGGGCGAAATCGAGCCACTGGTCCCGTGGGGAGAGCTGTCGATGCCGGTTCCGGGTCTGGAGCTGGCCTCGTGGATCGAAGCACGTCTCGGGCGTCGTCCGCTGTGGTGTGGCGACACGGGGCCGGATACCGTTAAGCGCGTTGCCTGGTGTACCGGCGGCGGTCAGGGCTTTATCGACAGCGCCGCGCGTTTTGGTGTTGATGCGTTTATTACCGGTGAAGTCTCTGAGCAGACGGTTCACTCAGCCCGTGAACAGGGGCTGCATTTTTACGCGGCAGGCCACCATGCTACCGAGCGTGGCGGTATCCGCGCCCTCAGCGAATGGCTGACGGAAAATACCTATCTGGATGTGACCTTTATTGATATCCCTAATCCCGCCTGATGAGAGGTGCCCGAGTGCAGAGAGCGCGTTGTTATCTTCTGGGTGAAAGCGCAGTTGTACTGGAACTTGAACCGCCGGTCACGCTTGCCACGCAAAAGCGTATCTGGCGGCTGACACAGCGTCTGGTTGACATCCCGGAAGTGGTAGAAACCATTCCTGGCATGAATAACATTACCGTCGTGCTGCGCAACCCGCAGACAAAGGCGCTGGATGCTATTGAACGTCTTCAGCGCTGGTGGGAAGAGAGCGAAGCGCTGGAGCCGGAATCGAGAATGATTG comes from Enterobacter kobei and encodes:
- the kdpD gene encoding two-component system sensor histidine kinase KdpD, which codes for MTDEPMRPDPDRLLEQTAEAHRGKLKIFFGACAGVGKTFAMLTEAQRLRAQGLDILIGVVETHGRKETASLLKGLATQPPRRISHRGRLVTEFDIDAALARRPALILMDELAHSNAPGSRHPKRWQDVEELLEAGIDVFTTVNVQHLESLNDVVSGVTGIQVRETVPDPFFDSADEVVLVDLPPDDLRQRLHEGKVYIAGQAERAIEHFFRKGNLIALRELALRRTADRVDDQMRAWRDLQGQERVWHTRDAILLCVGHGSGNEKLVRTAARLAAKFGSVWHAVYVETPQLHALPENQRRAILSSLRLAQELGAETATLSDPQEDKAILRYAREHNLGKIVIGRRQHRRWFSRESFADKLARRGPDLDLVIVALDDKPTPLPSRAPDSRTFSDKWRIQLRGCLVAVVLCALITIIASKWLIAFDAANLVMIYLLGVVVVALFYGRWPSVLATVINVISFDLFFIAPRGTLAVSDVQYILTFAVMLTVGLVIGNLTAGVRYQARIARYREQRTRHLYEMSKSLAVGRTPLDIVQTSEQFIRSTFHASNLILLPDEHGKLRPLTSASGMTPWDEAIARWSFDKGLPAGAGTDTLPGVPYQILPLRSADKNQGLVIVEPSNLRQLMIPEQQRLLETFTLLVASALERLALTASEEQARLASERESIRNSLLAALSHDLRTPLTVLFGQSEILTLDLAAEGSKHALQASEIRQHVLNTTRLVNNLLDMARIQSGGFNLKKEWLTLEEVVGSALKMLEPGLGGRHIALNMPEPLTLIHVDGPLFERVLINLLENAGKYAGSSARIGVDAMVEDGTLHLDVWDTGPGIPAGQELAIFEKFARGNKESAIPGVGLGLAICQAIVDVHGGTISAENRPEGGARFCVTLPLETPPELNELPEDL
- the kdpC gene encoding potassium-transporting ATPase subunit KdpC, which translates into the protein MTMLRPAILLFILLSLITGGLYPLVTTALGQWWFKDQANGSLIMQNGENRGSRLIGQSFTDARYFQGRPSATAESPYNPMASGGSNLAGSNPALDKAVAERVAALRAANPQASREVPVELVTASASGLDYSLTPAAVAWQIPRVAAARQLSVEQVSKLMAEHTQKPLVSYIGMPVVNIVELNLALDALRKN
- the kdpB gene encoding potassium-transporting ATPase subunit KdpB encodes the protein MSRKQLALFEPSLVRQALMDAVKKLSPRVQWHNPVMFIVWAGSVLTTALAIAMGTGHMPGNAMFTGAISLWLWFTVLFANFAEALAEGRSKAQANSLKGVKKTAFARKLREPKYGAQMDHVPADELRKGDVVLVEAGDIIPCDGEVIEGGASVDESAITGESAPVIRESGGDFASVTGGTRILSDWLVIQCSVNPGETFLDRMIAMVEGAQRRKTPNEIALTILLVALTLVFLLATATLWPFSTYGGTAVTVTVLVALLVCLIPTTIGGLLSAIGVAGMSRMLGANVIATSGRAVEAAGDVDVLLLDKTGTITLGNRQASDFLPAPGVDEKTLADAAQLSSLADETPEGRSIVILAKQRFNLRQRDVQSLHATFVPFTAQTRMSGINIQDRMIRKGSVDAIRRHIEANNGHFPPEVDSLVESVARQGATPLVVAEGANVLGVIALKDIVKGGIKERFAQLRKMGIKTVMITGDNRLTAAAIAAEAGVDDFLSEATPEAKLALIRQYQAEGRLVAMTGDGTNDAPALAQADVAVAMNSGTQAAKEAGNMVDLDSNPTKLIEVVHIGKQMLMTRGSLTTFSIANDVAKYFAIIPAAFAATYPQLNALNVMHLHSPASAILSAVIFNALIIVFLIPLALKGVSYKPLTAAAMLRRNLWIYGLGGLVVPFIGIKAIDLLLTLFGLV
- the kdpA gene encoding potassium-transporting ATPase subunit KdpA codes for the protein MAAQAFLLIASFLLALFVLARPLGMGLARLINNVPLPGTGSVEKGIWRVLGIDDREMSWREYLFAILLLNIVGLIALFTLLMLQGSLPLNPQQLPGLSWHLALNTAVSFVTNTNWQSYAGETTLSYFSQMAGLTVQNFLSAASGIAVIFALTRAFARQKISTLGNAWVDLTRITLWILLPIALLIALFFIQQGSLQNLLPYTPYTSLEGAKQLLPMGPVASQEAIKMLGTNGGGFFNANSSHPFENPTALTNFVQMLAIFLIPTALCFAFGDVVNDRRQGRTLLWTMSLIFVVCVALVMWAEWNGNSHFMQLGANSNINMEGKESRFGILASSLYAVVTTAASCGAVNAMHDSFTALGGMIPMWLMQIGEVVFGGVGSGLYGMLLFVMLAVFIAGLMIGRTPEYLGKKIDVREMKLTALAILVTPALVLLGSALALMTEAGRSGIFNPGIHGFSEVLYAVSSAANNNGSAFAGLSANSPFWNCLLAFCMFVGRFGIIVPVMAIAGSLVNKKIQPTTTGTLPTHGALFIGLLTGTVLLVGALTFIPALALGPVAEYLSLR
- the kdpF gene encoding K(+)-transporting ATPase subunit F, translated to MSAGLIAGIVLVFLLLGYLVYALINAEAF
- a CDS encoding YbfA family protein produces the protein MDLYKEFPAHIVFMRRTFAVVAGVLALPVMLFWKDRARFYSYLHRVWAKTSEKPVWMDQAEKATCDFY
- the phrB gene encoding deoxyribodipyrimidine photo-lyase, with product MPTHLVWFRADLRVHDNIALAAACRSEDASVLALFIATPEQWQQHDMAPRQAAYLKSHLNVLQHSLAEKGIPLIYKEVSDFAAQLQMLQAICQQNGVTHLFYNYQYELNEQRRDRQLENMLDGVVCEGFDDSVMLAPGSVMTGSHEMYKVFTPFKNAFVKRLKEALPECVAAPAVRGDAITDLPELTFNYPQQSFDDLLFPASEKSAIAKLRQFCKQGAGEYDARRDFPAVEGTSRLSACLALGVLSPRQCLHRLLAEQPQALDGGTGSVWLNELIWREFYRHLMTYHPDLCKHRPFIPWTDNVKWQHDEARLLAWKKGETGYPIVDAAMRQLNETGWMHNRLRMITASFLVKDLLIDWRVGERYFISQLIDGDLAANNGGWQWAASTGTDAAPYFRIFNPTTQGQKFDANGDFIRRWLPALRHVPAKAIHDPWVWADKQGVKLDYPRPIVDHKQARVATLAAYEAARKA
- a CDS encoding type 2 GTP cyclohydrolase I, which codes for MKNSELESLINEKLNTAAFSDYGPNGLQVEGRETVQKIITGVTASQALLDEAVRQEADAIIVHHGYFWKNESPIIRGMKRNRLKTLLANDINLYGYHLPLDAHPELGNNVQLAQLLGITVMGEIEPLVPWGELSMPVPGLELASWIEARLGRRPLWCGDTGPDTVKRVAWCTGGGQGFIDSAARFGVDAFITGEVSEQTVHSAREQGLHFYAAGHHATERGGIRALSEWLTENTYLDVTFIDIPNPA